GATCAGGGAAAGGCTGCTGCTTGCCGCCAAGATCGTGGGTGCATTTCTTCTGCTGCCTTATGTGCTGGTTCTGCTCTACGCGCTCCCATTCGTGCGCCCTGTTTCAACCTTGATGCTGGCCGATCTTGCCCTGTTCAGAGGCTACGACCGGCAGTGGGTGTCGTTCGAAGATATTTCTCCAACGCTGGTGCGTTCGGTCATGATGTCCGAGGACGGGCAGTTCTGCGCCCATGGCGGCGTCGACTGGGTTCAGATGCGCGGGGTCGTTCAGGATGCGCTGGAGGGCGAGGCGACGCGTGGCGCAAGCACCATTCCCATGCAGACGGCAAAGAACCTGTTCCTCTGGAATGGCCGAAGCTTCGTTCGAAAGGGGCTGGAACTGCCTCTTGCCATGTGGGCCGATCTCGTCTGGTCGAAGCGACGCATGATGGAAATCTATCTCAACGTTGCCGAATGGGGCCCTGGCATCTACGGGATCGAGGCGGCCTCGCGACACTATTTCAAGGTGCCTGCCGCCAAGTTGACCCGGCGACAGGCTGGTCTCCTGGCTGTTGCGCTTCCCAATCCAATCACCCGGGTTGCCAGCAAGCCCGGGCGAGGGATGCAGCGGCTTGCCGGGGTTATCGAAAGGCGTGCGCAAGCAGCGGGTGGCTACATAAGCTGCCTTTATGG
The window above is part of the Rhizobium rhizoryzae genome. Proteins encoded here:
- the mtgA gene encoding monofunctional biosynthetic peptidoglycan transglycosylase, which codes for MASPKPDWRIRERLLLAAKIVGAFLLLPYVLVLLYALPFVRPVSTLMLADLALFRGYDRQWVSFEDISPTLVRSVMMSEDGQFCAHGGVDWVQMRGVVQDALEGEATRGASTIPMQTAKNLFLWNGRSFVRKGLELPLAMWADLVWSKRRMMEIYLNVAEWGPGIYGIEAASRHYFKVPAAKLTRRQAGLLAVALPNPITRVASKPGRGMQRLAGVIERRAQAAGGYISCLYG